The window TTTTGTAGTTATAGGTGTGGGTAGGCTATTCTTCTTCtagttatattttgtatttgtcaTGTAGTTATATGTAGATTACTGCTTCCTTTTTATGCAAACTACTAATGttcattaattttatattttctacAGAATGGACCTTACTTTGCACAACAAAATGTTGATTATGGTGTGCTTAGATTCCACAGTTTGTGTGATCCTAGCATACCTAGCCAGATACAAGCTTTACTCTCTCTGAATGCTTTAAGGGTTTTCAGAAAAActtgttttggttacttattaggTCTCCCCACAATCTGTATGCAAAACCAATCACTTCATCTTCTGATGAAGTATGAATTGACAAAGTCTACTGACTCATATTTTTCAGTACTATTTAAGggtgaaaaattgaatttttccttgaGAGAATTTGGGTTGATAACTGGTCTTAATTGTGTGAATAAGTTTTCAGACTATGGTTACACTTCCACCTATGTTAGCCCTTTAATGAATACATATTTTCCGAACAAAGAAAGGGTTGAGaaatggcatttgaaaaatgtagTGACTAATAAAGCATGGGCAAACGATGTGGATGCGGTGAAGTTGTGCATTCTTTATATGTTGGAATTTTTTGTTTGTCCTTCTGATAAAGACCATGTGACTTTCATAGACAAGTTTATGTTCTTTCTAATAGAGTCTGGTAATTTTGAGTCATACCCATGGGGTATCAAATCCTTCAAGCAGGTTATTGAATCTGTCTGACATCGTCTTAATCCCCATGTACATTCTTATCTGATACGGGGATGCTCATTAGCCTTGCAAGTGTGGCTATATGAGTGTTGCTCGTCCGTCAGCACCGAGCTTGCTACGATATGTTCTGAATCTATACCTCGCATTTTAAGATGGTCAGCTACAAAGGGGCAGATTTGGTTAACTGCAATTGAAGAGAAGATGATCAAACCTGAGTGGATCAAAGTATTTTTTTCCACTTTTGTATGATGCTACAATTACATTCATAATAACTACATTAAATCTACATTTTTTTTGTCACTTGAATTAACTGTTATTTTATCATTCAGTTCACAAACATGATTGAATCTGGAGAAGAGCTTGGAGTGCTTAATCTGCCAGTCAAGATTCAATATGAAGATGAACATGGTGCTCAACCATCACATGTTCCAACTGCTGCTTCTCCATCATTTGAACCCAAATATACAGATTGTCAAGAGGACATTGAATCTGTCAGTAGCAAGCTCATGAAGTTGGAAAAGGGGATTGTGCAGGTATTATGAATAACTACAATATATTGACATAATTTGCTACATTTTGACTTCATTACATAACAATTATAGTATGTTATACATTGTAGTTAATTTGTGGTATAAATCTATAACAATTATAGTTTGTTGAATTGTAGTGTAACTGTAGCAGTCAGAATAAGATtaccaactaattatatatttaatttttaggTTGATGGAAAGTTAGATGCCTATAGGAAGGCTGTTTTTGAGGAACTCTCAAGCCTTCGAGAGTTCATAGATCAATctttgaagggtgttatgaaTGTGATAAACAAGAGGTTTGATTTGGACGAGTCAAAGGTAAGAATTTACATATAATTTTGTACTAAGACTAATTAAGACATATGAATAAAGTAGTCTCAAATATTCCTCAAAATTGTAGTTTGCTGGTAGttcaacaaaaaataattacCAACATCAAGGAGAGAACAACCAGCAATTCCAGTTCAATGCTGGTGATCAACTGCATGGAAGCACAAGCAATACAGGTATCTACAAAATTCCTACATACAtatctgtaagcacgtgatttttgccctatatgagaattactcccaaaaaattcaaaaaataaagtaatttttcttggtgtgcaattttgtgatgttttgtgatattttgaataattatttgtatttttctgtgcatgtttatttgctaaattaataaaaaatacaaaaatatgtcgcattttgcatataggatttaattctacaattgttagtaattaaatttgttttacaaaaattaaaaattacaaaaataggcatcgtttgcatttttagcatttaatgtctaaatatacaattttatgcttaattaatacttaattgtgcgttaattgttattgggagttaatttgcgcttttataacttaatttagttcttaataatagtttaagtatttttataatttagttttagaaaaataaaagaagaaaagagagcgaaaatataaagaaagtcggaattggacctcttcttcaatttcaagccacaggcccaaaaaatggcccaatcttcccaaacgacccagtccatttcaaaccgggtcaacccggtccataacccaacaccccctatcttgcatttcaaaaaaaaaacaaagcaaaacaaaacaaaacaaaaaaaagaaaaggaagaaaaccctaaaaaatccctctctctcatccgcccccccccctttctctttctctcttttcttcttcttcttcaagcatccaaacaccccatccatggctgcccttcccccacctcttctccttcacatacacacacacaaccacggcaacacaacacacacacacccgcCGCATAaaataatgggttgggtagagaaaaagtattgattttaattaattgaaaggtttatgggatgtgttatatatgtgaagtcttgaaatcaaaagaaAGGATATACAGAGAGATAGAAAAAAAATACACAaatacgagagagagaaacaaatctgaaaataagagagagaaaagggctgaacatttaagagatagaaaattccgaaaactatttaagctttcaaaataaaaaaaaaacactaaaaaaaaatattctgctttcttttgttgtttgaaatcagaattaattgttgtttcatcaaagctggaagattttgtttttttttttggattactactccactagtttgttactgttgttgggctattgttgctgtgttgtactgattttactgctgctgctgattctcatattcattttcttttgcttccaatatcaggtacacaactgaaaagctggttattgtaatccgaaatatgaagcatgaatacatatgaagaatgaaaatttgaagttttaattttggaaaaaactcccttgtatccCCGCGAgggaggaaaaaggaggtgtgacaatatctACAAATTTCAAGACAGGATTATTTAattatactaatcatttttttactATGTGTTGCAAATACAATTTCTCCGGAACATTTTCAACCACACGTTGACTTATATCCTGACTTCCAAGAAGCAGCTGAGGCATATAAAGCAGGTACAGAACCATTCCTTCATTACAATAAGGTTTTTAtgcaaaattttaataatttacaccTTAACTACATATTCCTACATATATCTACAATTCTCATTTCCAATTATTCATTCAAGCTGAAGTTTCAGCAGAACATCTACAAGGAAATATTGAGGAAGAACCAGTAATTGATGAAGTAGCTGAGGCACAACAAGCAGGTAATATATTCTCTATAACTCCATAATACTGTTCACATCTACATAGATCTACACTTATATACAGAAGGTGAAGTTCCACAGTCGCCAATTCACGGTGTGACTGTGACTGAAGTTGTTCCTGAAGGCATTGATAAAAAAGTTGTTCCTGAAGGCATTGAAAACAAAGGTTTGACATTGGATGACTTTGAGCTGCCAGAAAACTTATCACAATTGGTCATGTATGGCGAGCCCATACCAGATGAATCAACCCCTGTTCATCCCGGTAGAACCAGGCAACCGGGAAAACATGCACGATCACCTTTCACATCTTTGTATAGTTCTGGAGGCAGCACATCTGTTGGACCTAAATTTTTTTACCTCAAGCACCCCTTCACAAGTGTCATAGGTGAAAATGTAGATCCTGAATTGACAGAAAGGTTCACCAACTGGTTATACATTCGTAGTGATAAAGTATCTAGGAGGTATGAATGCTTCATTTTACACTGTCTGTTCACCATTTTTATACTTTAAAATTGTAATTCATTTTgtcaattttttgtatttgatatttttttgttattacaGGAGGAAATATTACTTTTCCAAGAAGGATAACCAAATCAAGCTTTGGTTGGATTTTGGTTGTGAAAAGATTGATAAGAAGGACTGGTTTTATGACCTTGCTCACCCCGGACAAGTCATCAATAACACAGTAAGTATAAAGAACAGAATCATTCACAATATTTGTTTTGTCTTCAGCTGTGTAGTGTAATTGTAGTTTATGGTATCAGCTATGATGTGTAATTGTAGTAATATTGTAGACAACATATATATATGTTACTATATTTATGTCTCAGCTGTGAAATTTTGCTTTTTATGGACCTTATGTATCATATGTGATGATGATTGTATGTACAAACtggaattttggtacttttgactgACTTGGAATCTCTGTGTACCACAACTGTAGTTACCTTGTAGTAATATTGTAGAGCTTGTGATTGTGCCTATTAATATTAACTGTAGGTTGAACTTGCTGATTATTGGGACCTTAAGTTAGGTGGTATGTTTCATTTGTTCCTCTGTATAGTGAATAAATGTAGACAGTGCATAAATATAGTTAATGTGTAGTTGTTTTGTAGTCTGATGGGTCAATTGTACATATAGTACTTGTTCACTATGGTTCATACAAACTACAATTAAATTACATTTTGTGAGGTACTTGGACTAACTGTTATATTTCTGTAGTTATAGTGTAGCTAATTTGCAGCAATCTGTTAGAGTTTTTAATAAATTCAAATTGTAGTTAATCTGTAGCTGTCTTGTAGACAAGTGTGGTTACACCGTACCTTATTGtatatgtttattctattttggcagcacattgatgttattatgtattATCTGCGAAAAAGAGGCAAATATGGCCCCAACAATAATACTAGGTTCACAACCACGGATTGCTTGTTCAAGACAAAGATTGAAAGAATCTATGACAAGTTCATAAGTTCTCCACCGGAACAAAGGTATTCGGTTGTTAAACCCGAGGATGATGTTGGAGAATATATTCTTGGGTACAGAATTCTTGATAATGTTGTCTGGGATCTTGTTGACTATGTGCTCATACCTGTGAACCTTGTAGAGAACTTTCATTGGTTGTTGCTAGTTTTTGACATAAAGGACATACAACTTTATGTTTATGATTCCATAGGGAGAGCAAACCGTCATAAAATAGTTGAGACATTGGTTGACAAGTTTTCAATCATTATCCCTCTGTATTTGTCATGCACTGGTTTCTATGGTAAACGTAAAGACATTAACTTCAAGAGCACAAAGGCATACATCGAGAAACCAGTTACGGACCCTCTCGACATACAATGGATGGTTGCTGAGATTCCACAACAAAAGGAAGGCTCAGTGTAAAAAAATAATCTCCCTTTCtatatgtttaattttttttattttaatcatttgTTATATAATGAAAAATTCTCATCTTATGCAgcgattgtggtgtatttgtGGCTGCATTTGCGGAGTATGTTAGCCTTGGGGATTTGGCAATCCCAAAGGAAGATCTTTCTGATATTGACCAACACCGTAGACGCTATGGAGCTCTACTGTGGGACTATGCAACAAAGAAGCAAGAAGATGGGTCAATCAGTGAGAGTGAGGTTACTGGCAGGCTAGCAAGGAGGAAGGATGCTCCGGCAAAAAAGGAGAGGACTAGAGTGCAACGAAAGAAGAAATAGACTATTGTGTTCCTAGTTtggtctgtgaaatttggtagttGAATTGGAAAACAATGTAGGAAATATGTCGTTTTGGTTTTCTACAACACTTTTTGTTGATTACATTATACTCGAGTACTCTGATTACATTTTTACAGCAACAACTTTGTCTTACAATTTGACTTTAATCTTcaagttatttttataaatacCTTCAAGTGCCAAGTAATATCTGTATATAACTGTCATTTGTTACACagcataaagataaaataaatacagGAATCGTATAAATAATTTAGCCATCTTTTATCAACAAGGTTTatcaaaaaaattcaatttatctaCATTTAAACTACGTCAAACTACATTTTAACTACAACTCCTCTACATATGAATAACAGGACTACAGTTCTAACACAGTTAAACTACATATTCACTACAATCTGGATACAATTTACGTTGAATGCATTCTTTATTAATATCAGTTTTTTTGTATACAGTAAATATTAAAGTTTAACTATTCTATAAAAAAAAGACAACTTTAGATGCTTGACAGAATACATAAAAACATAAATAGTGCAGATACACAAATTGATGTTTATACTTCTTATTCATCTTCAAAAACTTAAACAATTACACAAGAAAATCCGATAATTTGAGCTCACTAACATTTATTTTGAATAACTATTCTAACTACATGATATTCATTTCTTTTTCGGCGCATTCTTGCAAGttcttttgttatgcccttcacCTCCACAATTGCCACATGGCACCTTGTATTTATTTGACTTTATTTCATCAAATGTTTTATATCTTTCCTTGTGAGGTCTCCCTGGCAGCCTTTTATCTCCCGCCGGTGGCTTTACTACCTCATCCAAAATATGTTGTGGCACATCCCATTTGCCTTCATCAGGAAGAGGATTTACTGGCATTTCATAGGTAAGCAGAAGGCTCTTCCTTGTGTAATACGGAGAGCAATAGTTTTCGTATGTTTCATTCCTATGCCTTAATGCTGCCAAAGCATGCGCACATGGAAGTTCATCAAGTTGGAATTGTCCACAACTACATTTCTTGTTTTCTAGACACACAATGTACCGCTTCACACCATCTAACACAGTATGTATATGATCtgttgaagccctcacctacaattgaagaccaaacagaaataataatacatcaATCATTAAAATGGATTATCAACAATTTACCTACAAATCAGCAACAAATATATTACAGCTCATCTACAAACTATTATTACCGACAATTTGACTACAGTTTAACTACAATCTGGAAACACTGCAGCTAGTACTTTTTTGATTCTACTGCACCAAAAAAAATATCTTACCCTTAGTTTCTGAGATAATGTACTATTGTCTTCCAATTCTTTGTTGTATTTGTGACCAAGGTATGTGAAAGTACCCTTTGACTTCGATAACTTTTCATTTGTCCAACGTTCAAGAAGAGTCCTCATATACTCAAATAGATCAAATATTGGAAGCTCTCTTGCATCTTTTGTTACAGCATTCAACGACTCGGCAATGTTTGACGTCATAGTAAAAGTTCTATTCACTGTTGCATGTACTCTTGACCATCTATGATAGCCAATATCATATAGGTAAGACTTTACACGCAGGTCTACCTCTTCAATCTTCAATatcctttcattaaattcatccagAGTGTATGACCGTGCTGTAGCAAAGTACAATTCATGTAATTGTAGATGTCCCTTCTTGAATTTTGACCTTATATTTGTCCATATATGCCACATGCAAGAGTAGTGTGCCAATTCCGGATAGACAACTGATGTTGCCTTCAGTATACTCTCATGCCTATCTGAAACAACACACATTGAAGGTCTTTCACCATATGCCtccttgaattgctcaaagaaccacTTCCAAGACGCGTCGTTTTCAGAATCAACCACAGCATATGCCAAGGGAAAAATAGTACCTACATTTTTAAGACATAAAATATGATTAAATAACAACTACAATATATATTGAGAAATATAGACATGTTAACTACATTCTTTTATATAACTtacaaaataactacaacatAACTACAATTTAACTGCATTTTAAAGACTGTCTACAAAATAAGTACAAAATTATTCCATTATTTACCTGTTGCATCCATGGTGCTTGCTGTCAGCATAATCCCCCTGTAGGCTGACTTTAAGAATGTCCCATCAACCACTACTACCGGCCTACAATGTTGCCAACCATTTATTGATGTACAAAGAGCAACAAATGCGTATAAGAAGCAATCATCTGCTGCCTTCTTCAATTTAACAACAGAacaaggataattcttctcaagaatataaaaatatttgggtaatttGTTGTAGGAGTCACACGGATTCCCTCTCAAAAACTGTAAAGctttttcctttgctctccatgCTTGCATGTAGCTTAGGTTCAGTCCATGTTCGGATAACATGTCAGTTTGTATGTCCTTTGGTGTGTAAACAGTCTTAGGATCACAATACTTTGGAACGACCATGCTACCAAGTACTGCTGCAGTACGTTTGTGATGTATGAATGTTTCGTCCATTAGGCGGCATGTGTGTTGACGGCTGAAACTTCTTATCTTGAACATTGCCGAATCATTAATTGACGTTGCCTTGAAATGCCATTTACAGCTTTCAGCAACACATATAAGCCAGTAGCTACAAAAGAAATACAATATTTACACAAATTTATGAaaaaactacaattaactacaaactgactacaatttaactacaatttataAAACCCACCTATCTTCAATCATACACTGATTTTGCTGATATATTATCCACAAATAACTACATACCTTCTATGACTAGATCTTTTTACTCTGAACTGGAACTTGTGCATCACTGAATAATTCTTCATTGCAGCAGCTACTGTTTGCTTGTCCTGATAAACTTGTCCTTCTTCAATATATGTTTGCGTAGAttcagttattatttcactttgataTTCCTCTATAGCTGGTGAGGATGGAAATTCAAGTAAGTTTAGGGATCCAGACGAACCTGCAAACAATAAATTCATAAATGTAGTTTCTATGTAGATAATTTTGAAAGCAACATTGCTTTATCCTTTTCAGTACTATGTGAGctttgtagtttaattgtaggtAATTGTAGTAATATTGTAGATAACATAGTAACACCATAACTCTCTGCAATGTCGAATCAAACATACCTGCACTGGTGCTTTCATTGTTGATTGccaattccatattgaaatctcTTACGCTTATACATAAAGGATACGAACCTAAGTTTTTATTCTCCTTTTTGGTTTCCATGTACACACGAACCCCCATATCATTCCTAATCTCCATTGGAGGACAATTCTCGTtcacaatgtatttgatttctataattttatcCGATGTATCAATCGATAATTGTTCTGCAATTGTAGAACTGAGAATTCCGTAGCTTGCATTATCATCTACCACAATGGCATCAACTTCAAAATCTCTAAATCTGCCATAGTTATCCCAATTACCATTCGATTTCAGCATTATTGGGATTTTTGACATGATTTCGTGTAGTTGATAGGAAAAAAGACGAAGAACAGATATAGTTTCTACAATTTGAGTACTGATATCGACGAAGAGCAATTTTGTACAATTTGAGACGAAGAACAAATATAGTCTCTCTTCAGTAATTGTACAATTTGATTGCGATTTTTGTTGTAGCTGATATCAACAGAGATCTCTTTCTGTTGAGGAAGGAGAGAATTACGCAACTGGTGCCTTCATCAGATCTGGTGCCTTCATCAGGAAGAGAGATCTCCTTCagtttcaaaattcgaataaAATCGTTGACAGAATCACATCAGATCTGGTGCCTTCATTTTAGGGCTTTTTTAATGGCAAAATCTACCTATTTTTGAATTGGTATATAATTTGTAGTAAAAGTATGGATTACATGGGTAAATAACAAATTAtgaacatttttggtaataagatttgatatatggtatagataggtaaaaatcctttaaaatTAATCGAGTCCAAATACAAATATTGGATGTTGATCGAATGGAGAAAAAATATATACGCaaagaattaatttttttctATTGAACTTAAGAATTATCGATTTTCTCCAGTTCATAATGCATAGTTTTCGCATATTCTTTAATTAttactaaaaatattaaaaatggaaaattcataaGGTTTACCCCTTTTATTACGAAGGACTCAATGCCAATGATCATATCACAAGATTGTTAAATCATTAAAGGATCGAATGTAGTTTTCTCATAATATATATCTTTCCTATCAAGTTTCTAAAAGCTCTCTTTGTTGGAATTTctcaagatttttttttgttctttttgttttcaTGGTAATGCAATACAAGAGGTCGGAAATTAGATTCTTTCTGTCGATGAAAAGAGCTTTTATCTTATGTGAAATTTATgaaaatcaaaattattttttttttttgagaaaaggGCCCCGTCCGCGGGTCTTGAAAAAGACACCGATTAGAGATAAAAGTTACACTGGAGTTCAGGTTTTGTTTGTTAAGGTCAAGCAGCCTTGTCTGTTTATTAAATTGATGTTTGGTAGCTTTTCCTTCTCCCTAACTAATGCCATGTCCCGCTACGCTAGTTCTACTTCTATTGTGCTTTCCTTCCTTGGCCTAAAAGAAGGCTAGTCGCTTCCCTTATTGATAGTGCAGCCTCTTTTCTATCGAGTAGTCAATCTTAGCATGCTTTCTGTCCTAACTCATAAATGAACCCGATGGTCAATCTTTTCTTCGTTTGAAAGGTTTCATTCCAGGTAGAGCTGATAAAACGGGTCACCCCAGCCCAGCCCAAGCCTCGCGGGCTTTTAAATTTGGTGGGTTAGGACGGGCCGGCCCGTCACATGAACTGGCCTTAAAATGGCCAGCCCAACCCATCTCTAAGAGGGCCGAAGGCTAGGGCGGGCCGgtccttcaatttttttttagaaaaaagaatttctttaaatgcttaaatatttttttgtgaCATTGTCTATTAATTATGTAAATAACTTTTGTTTGCTTAGAGCGTAAAAAAGTTGATATTTGAGGAGGAATTtcgtaattgaaatgcaaattctctatatctttaactcttttttttaaaagttacatgaatattttcttaatacttttctttcattttcctagGATTCAGAGATTGCTTCAATAAGTTTAAATGCTGAGgttttttaatttaggattaataTCATTTGCCGATCTCAT is drawn from Nicotiana tabacum cultivar K326 chromosome 9, ASM71507v2, whole genome shotgun sequence and contains these coding sequences:
- the LOC107798018 gene encoding uncharacterized protein LOC107798018, translating into MSKIPIMLKSNGNWDNYGRFRDFEVDAIVVDDNASYGILSSTIAEQLSIDTSDKIIEIKYIVNENCPPMEIRNDMGVRVYMETKKENKNLGSYPLCISVRDFNMELAINNESTSAGSSGSLNLLEFPSSPAIEEYQSEIITESTQTYIEEGQVYQDKQTVAAAMKNYSVMHKFQFRVKRSSHRSYWLICVAESCKWHFKATSINDSAMFKIRSFSRQHTCRLMDETFIHHKRTAAVLGSMVVPKYCDPKTVYTPKDIQTDMLSEHGLNLSYMQAWRAKEKALQFLRGNPCDSYNKLPKYFYILEKNYPCSVVKLKKAADDCFLYAFVALCTSINGWQHCRPVVVVDGTFLKSAYRGIMLTASTMDATGTIFPLAYAVVDSENDASWKWFFEQFKEAYGERPSMCVVSDRHESILKATSVVYPELAHYSCMWHIWTNIRSKFKKGHLQLHELYFATARSYTLDEFNERILKIEEVDLRVKSYLYDIGYHRWSRVHATVNRTFTMTSNIAESLNAVTKDARELPIFDLFEYMRTLLERWTNEKLSKSKGTFTYLGHKYNKELEDNSTLSQKLRVRASTDHIHTVLDGVKRYIVCLENKKCSCGQFQLDELPCAHALAALRHRNETYENYCSPYYTRKSLLLTYEMPVNPLPDEGKWDVPQHILDEVVKPPAGDKRLPGRPHKERYKTFDEIKSNKYKVPCGNCGGEGHNKRTCKNAPKKK